Within the Ficedula albicollis isolate OC2 unplaced genomic scaffold, FicAlb1.5 N00855, whole genome shotgun sequence genome, the region GTTCACTGTCGACAGCGAGAGTGGCGAGgtccacccccccccccccccccccccccccccccccccccccccccccccccccccccccccccccccccccccccccccccccccccccccccccccccccccccccccccccccccccccccccccccccccccccccccccccccccccccccccccccccccccccccccccccccccccccccccccccccccccccccccccccccccccccccccccccccccccccccccccccccccccccccccccccccccccccccccccccccccccccccccccccccccccccccccccccccccccccccccccccccccccccccccccccccccccccccccccccccccccccccccccccccccccccccccccccccccccccccccccccccccccccccccccccccccccccccccccccccccccccccccccccccccccccccccccccccccccccccccccccccccccccccccccccccccccccccccccccccccccccccccccccccccccccccccccccccccccccccccccccccccccccccccccccccccccccccccccccccccccccccccccccccccccccccccccccccccccccccccccccccccccccccccccccccccccccccccccccccccccccccccccccccccccccccccccccccccccccccccccccccccccccccccccccccccccccccccccccccccccccccccccccccccccccccccccccccccccccccccccccccccccccccccccccccccccccccccccccccccccccccccccccccccccccccccccccccccccccccccccccccccccccccccccccccccccccccccccccccccccccccccccccccccccccccccccccccccccccccccccccccccccccccccccccccccccccccccccccccccccccccccccccccccccccccccccccccccccccccccccccccccccccccccccccccccccccccccccccccccccccccccccccccccccccccccccccccccccccccccccccccccccccccccccccccccccccccccccccccccccccccccccccccccccccccccccccccccccccccccccccccccccccccccccccccccccccccccccccccccccccccccccccccccccccccccccccccccccccccccccccccccccccccccccccccccccccccccccccccccccccccccccccccccccccccccccccccccccccccccccccccccccccccccccccccccccccccccccccccccccccccccccccccccccccccccccccccccccccccccccccccccccccccccccccccccccccgggagaTCCGCCTGCCGACCAGGACGCACCGCAGGTCTGTAAACCCTGAGGTCCTTTTCCTTTTGCGGCTTCCTGGAGGGTTGTCCCTTTAACATTTCTTTCACTGGAATTGTCAGTTGGGAGTCCTCATCTGTGTCTCTGCCTAGTGGCTTGAATTTTTGATTCCTCCTTCGTAACTTCATCTGAGTTGCTTTGACTATAATTGCCGTTAGAGGTAGTAGCCCTGCTTTTCCGCGTTTCCCGGTGCCTTGTGTTTtttgatttgcattttcctgGCTCCATGCTGAATTGGAATGAGGAAGGGACTATCCCGCGTCCACGGAGAGCTCGATGGGCTTTATTCCTGTTTGGTCAAAAGTTCAACTTTAGTAGAGAGGTTTTGTCTTCAACACTTGAAGTCTATAAATTAGAATATGTTTTAAGTACTGGAAGCAGATCTGTATTCTGTGGAAGGATAACACCTGATTGTGCATGATGGagtagtggaaaaaaaatggggcaCTAATTATtggttttggaggtttttcctTCCTGACTGATTTGTTCGGAAATGGTGTGCTTGGATCACGTGTATAGCTTTACACAAATCCATCCGTTAAACTTTGTTTTGTCCCTATTAGTTTTAGAAAGTTAAATAATGTGAAAGTTCCGGTCTTCATACTTAGAGAACAAAGAGATTGTGGCTCGTTCTGTGGGGTAATATGGTAGTGGGAATGGATGGCTGCCTTTATGCTGGCAGTTCTCTCTGCTTTATCCTTCATGATCTTTATTTCACTGCTAGTACACCGGTGAGAGTGTCGAATTATTTCTGggtcagataatttttttcgATCCTCTTTACATTGCGGATTTGGAAGATTAAGGAGGGCTCGAGTATTTGGACAACAGCAAATTTTTACAATTCTGTTTACTAGGATGGACAACTGATATACAAAAGGATCACAAATCAGGGAGATTGGCAAGACCACGGTTTTTTCTCTTGAATCCGGCCATTTTGCTCATTGATTAGTGATCAGCGTTGTTTCGAGAGGGCAGCTGTACTTTAGTTCTACGGTTCtacaattattttattcaaaacatATCGTACCAACGTGACTAAGAAATACTTAGATGAATCGTTCACTTAGGAGCATTAACGCTTTACAcattgatttcagaaaaaaaggaacccTAAAATGACTTGATTAAATGAAAATCCCTATAAACTAAGAAACCAGGAGGTGTATCTTAGGAAGGGAtatcaaatatttgaaatcctgatattttcctttgagaGTTTTACctgcatctttatttttatgtgtaatTCAATCCTGTAACAATTATCTCCCAGAATTTCAGAAGCAGTTGTTCTCGTCCCGCTTGTTTTAATGAAACCGATAGCTCTGTTTTTTCAGGCTGCGGTGTCTTCCCGTTTTCTCGCTGAGAGCCTTTTGTTGAAGATGGTTTTGAACAAAAATGATAAGACTAAAAATAATATACAGGATAAGACACGAATAATGTGTTTCAATATACATATAATGGCATTAGTAAGTGATTAGTTTCCCGTATGGTTAAAGGACCACGGCCATGGAATTCCTTTGTCGTCCTCTCGATCCTGATGCCCTGGAGGATCAAAGAAGAGATCGGCTGGAGAAATGCGGAGGCAGGAGATCGGGCTGGACAGAACGCGACGTCTCCGTGGCGACTTTTCCTGGAATGCAGCAAGGCAGGGCGGGCAGCGCTCGGTGCTGCAGTGCCGGGAGGAGGCTGCGGGCGCCGCTGTTGACCGAGAGGAGCGAGAGGAAGATCGGAGCGCTGCAGCCCCGCCCGCTGCGGAACGGCTCGCTCGCTTTATCCCTCCGTATCCGACTCAGCGGCCCAATCGTCCCCGCGGTGCTGATCCATTCTGCAGCCAGGCGGAGGGACCGGCGGCGGCTCACGGCGCTCAAGCTGAGAGCATTGAGTGGTAGCGCGAGTTGGATCGGCTGTGTTCGCGGTGCCGCGGCGGAGATGTGCGCGGCGGGGAGGCGCTGGGACCGGAGGCAGcgatctctgctctgggtgatGCTGCTGATGGCGTGGGAGGCGGCGTGGGGGCAGCTGCGCTACTCGGTGCCCGAGGAGATGCCCAAGGGCTCGTTCGTGGGCGACGTGGCCAAagacctggggctgcagctgcccgAGTTTCGAGACCGCGGTGCCCGCATTGTCTCGGAAGGTAGGACTCAGTGTTTCGCTCTGGACGGGAAGACGGGACATTTAGTGACGGCGGAGAGGATCGACCGAGAGCAGCTGTGCGAGCGTGTTCAGCAATGCGTGCTGCGCTGTGAGCTGATAGTGGAGGGGGAAATGAAGTTTTATGAAATAGAAGTGGAAATCACGGACATTAACGACAACTCCCCCAGCTTCAAGGAAATTGAACTGCAGGAGAAAATAAGTGAAACGACAGCCCCGGGGGCGCGGTTTCCCCTTGCCGAAGCCCACGACCCCGACTCGGACCggaattccctgcagagctaCGAGCTGAGCGGTGACGAGCACTTCTCGCTGGCCGTGCAGGCGGGCCCCGGCGGCGATCAGCGTCCCGAGCTGGTGCTGGCGAAGGCGCTGGACCGGGAGGAGGCGGCGTTTCACGAGCTGGTGCTGAGGGCGATGGACGGCGGCGATCCGGCACGGACGGGCACGGCTCGGATCCGAGTGACGGTGCTGGACGCGAACGACAACGCGCCGGGGGAAGACGGGTCATTTAGTGACGGCGGAGAGGATCGACAGAGAGCAGCTTTGCCGGCTGGTGGAGAAATGCGTGTTGCGCTGTGTGCTCATAGTGGAGGGGGAAATGAAGTTTTATGAAATAGAAGTGGAAATCATGGACATAAACGACAACGACCCCAGCTtccaagagacagaaaaagaattgAGGGTGAGCGAGACGACAGCTCCGGGTTGGCGATTTCCCCTCCGAGAAGCACAAGACGCAGATTTAGGACcgaattccctgcagagctaCGAGCTGAGCGGTGACGAGCACTTCTCGCTGGCCGTGCAGGCGGGCCCCGGCGGCGATCAGCGTCCCGAGCTGGTGCTGGCGAAGGCGCTGGACCGGGAGGAGGCGGCGTTTCACGAGCTGGTGCTGAGGGCGATGGACGGCGGCGATCCGGCACGGACGGGCACGGCTCGGATCCGAGTGAAGGTGCTGGACGCGAACGACAACGCGCCCGTGTTCAGCCAGGCGGAGTACACGGTGCGCGTGCCCGAGGACGTGCCCGTGGGCTCCGTCCTCGTCACCGTCACGGCCACCGATACTGACGAGGGGCTGAATGGGCACGTGAAATACTCGATTCAGAAAATTACAGAGAAAGCCACGCAGATTTTCGAGTTGCACTGCGACACGGGAGAGGTGAGCCTTTTGCGCAGCCTGGACTTCGAGGAAGGGTATTACTACGAACTGGAGGTGCAGGCACATGATGGGGGAGGCCTTTTTGACACGACGAATGTTGTGGTGACCGTGACTGATGTGAACGACAACGCGCCCCTACTCAGAGTGTCGTCGGCGCTGAATGAGATCTCTGAGGATGCGCCGTCAGGAACTGTAGTGGCCCTGCTACACCTGCAGGACCGCGACTCGGGGGTGAATGGCGAGGTTCGCTGCTCGCTCGACGGAGACATCCcgttcaggctggagaagtcTTTTGACGATTACTACCGTGTGGTGACAGCGAGAGAGCTGGACCGAGAGCAGGTGTCGGAGTACAACGTGACGGTGCGGGCGGCCGACGGCGGGTCGCCGGCGCTGCAGAGCAGCGCGGTGCTGGCGCTGCGCGTGCTGGACGTGAACGACAACGCGCCGGTGTTCGCGGAGGAGCGCTACAGCGCGCGGCTGGCGGAGAACAACGCGGCGGGCGCGCTGGTGCTGACGGTGCGCGCGACGGACGCGGACTGGGGGCAGAACGCGCGCGTGCGGTACCGGCTGTCGGAGGGGCGGGTGCGGGGCGCGCCGCTGTCGTCGTACGTTTACCGACGTAATTAAGAAAAAGATGGGTAGTTCACTAAAGAGCTTCAATGCTTTAGAcattgatttcagaaaaaataatcctggAATGACTTGATTAAACGTAAATGTGTGTAAATTAAGGAAATAGTAGGTTTCTCTTAAGAAGTGATATCAAATATTTGGAGCGTTAAACTTTTTTTTGAGAGTTTAAGCTGCATCTTTATTTGTACGTGTAATTCATCTTGTAACAATCGCCTTTTAGAAGCATGCAGTTGTTCTTGTCCCGCTTGTGTTAATGAAGCTGATAGGTGATTTTTCGGGGTGCGGTATCTTCCCGTTTTCTCCCTGACCACGTCTTGTTGAAGatggttttaaacaaaaagggGAAGACTAACAAATAGGTACAGGgtaaaatatgaaagaaaaagtgttcTAATTTACATATAATGGCATTAGTAAGTGATTCGTTTCCAGTGTGGTTAAGGAACGACTCCCAGGGAAtgcctctgccttcctcccGATCTTGATGCCCTGGAGGATCAAACCAGTTATCGACGGGAGAAAGGCGGAGGCAGGAGACCGGCGCTGCACGAAAAGCGAGGTCTCCGTGGCGACTTTCCTCTGGATGTAGCAGGGCAGGGCCGCAGCGCTCGGTGCTGCAGTGCCGGGAGGAGGCTGCGGGCGCCGCTGTTGACCGAGAGGAGCGAGAGGAAGCTCGGAGCGCTGCAGCCCCGCCCGCCGCGGAACGGCTCGCTCGGTTTATCCTCCCTGTCCGACCCTGCGGCACAATCGTCCCCGCCGTGCTGATTCATTCTGCAGCCAGGCGGAGGGACCGGCGGCTGCGCACGGTGCAGAAGCCGAGAGAAGTGACCGTCAGCGGGAGTTGGATCGGCGGCGTTTGTGGTTCCGGCGACGCCGCGGAGGAGATGTGCGCGGCGGGGAGGCGCTGGGGCCGGCGGCAGcgagctctgctctgggtgatgctgctggtggCGTGGGAGGCGGCGTGGGGACAGCTGCGCTACTCGGTGCCCGAGGAGATGCCCAAGGGCTCGTTCGTGGGCGACGTGGCCAAGGacctgaggctgcagctgccgGCGCTCCGGGACCGCGNNNNNNNNNNNNNNNNNNNNNNNNNNNNNNNNNNNNNNNNNNNNNNNNNNNNNNNNNNNNNNNNNNNNNNNNNNNNNNNNNNNNNNNNNNNNNNNNNNNNNNNNNNNNNNNNNNNNNNNNNNNNNNNNNNNNNNNNNNNNNNNNNNNNNNNNNNNNNNNNNNNNNNNNNNNNNNNNNNNNNNNNNNNNNNNNNNNNNNNNNNNNNNNNNNNNNNNNNNNNNNNNNNNNNNNNNNNNNNNNNNNNNNNNNNNNNNNNNNNNNNNNNNNNNNNNNNNNNNNNNNNNNNNNNNNNNNNNNNNNNNNNNNNNNNNNNNNNNNNNNNNNNNNNNNNNNNNNNNNNNNNNNNNNNNNNNNNNNNNNNNNNNNNNNNNNNNNNNNNNNNNNNNNNNNNNNNNNNNNNNNNNNNNNNNNNNNNNNNNNNNNNNNNNNNNNNNNNNNNNNNNNNNNNNNNNNNNNNNNNNNNNNNNNNNNNNNNNNNNNNNNNNNNNNNNNNNNNNNNNNNNNNNNNNNNNNNNNNNNNNNNNNNNNNNNNNNNNNNNNNNNNNNNNNNNNNNNNNNNNNNNNNNNNNNNNNNNNNNNNNNNNNNNNNNNNNNNNNNNNNNNNNNNNNNNNNNNNNNNNNNNNNNNNNNNNNNNNNNNNNNNNNNNNNNNNNNNNNNNNNNNNNNNNNNNNNNNNNNNNNNNNNNNNNNNNNNNNNNNNNNNNNNNNNNNNNNNNNNNNNNNNNNNNNNNNNNNNNNNNNNNNNNNNNNNNNNNNNNNNNNNNNNNNNNNNNNNNNNNNNNNNNNNNNNNNNNNNNNNNNNNNNNNNNNNNNNNNNNNNNNNNNNNNNNNNNNNNNNNNNNNNNNNNNNNNNNNNNNNNNNNNNNNNNNNNNNNNNNNNNNNNNNNNNNNNNNNNNNNNNNNNNNNNNNNNNNNNNNNNNNNNNNNNNNNNNNNNNNNNNNNNNNNNNNNNNNNNNNNNNNNNNNNNNNNNNNNNNNNNNNNNNNNNNNNNNNNNNNNNNNNNNNNNNNNNNNNNNNNNNNNNNNNNNNNNNNNNNNNNNNNNNNNNNNNNNNNNNNNNNNNNNNNNNNNNNNNNNNNNNNNNNNNNNNNNNNNNNNNNNNNNNNNNNNNNNNNNNNNNNNNNNNNNNNNNNNNNNNNNNNNNNNNNNNNNNNNNNNNNNNNNNNNNNNNNNNNNNNNNNNNNNNNNNNNNNNNNNNNNNNNNNNNNNNNNNNNNNNNNNNNNNNNNNNNNNNNNNNNNNNNNNNNNNNNNNNNNNNNNNNNNNNNNNNNNNNNNNNNNNNNNNNNNNNNNNNNNNNNNNNNNNNNNNNNNNNNNNNNNNNNNNNNNNNNNNNNNNNNNNNNNNNNNNNNNNNNNNNNNNNNNNNNNNNNNNNNNNNNNNNNNNNNNNNNNNNNNNNNNNNNNNNNNNNNNNNNNNNNNNNNNNNNNNNNNNNNNNNNNNNNNNNNNNNNNNNNNNNNNNNNNNNNNNNNNNNNNNNNNNNNNNNNNNNNNNNNNNNNNNNNNNNNNNNNNNNNNNNNNNNNNNNNNNNNNNNNNNNNNNNNNNNNNNNNNNNNNNNNNNNNNNNNNNNNNNNNNNNNNNNNNNNNNNNNNNNNNNNNNNNNNNNNNNNNNNNNNNNNNNNNNNNNNNNNNNNNNNNNNNNNNNNNNNNNNNNNNNNNNNNNNNNNNNNNNNNNNNNNNNNNNNNN harbors:
- the LOC101821579 gene encoding LOW QUALITY PROTEIN: protocadherin gamma-A10-like (The sequence of the model RefSeq protein was modified relative to this genomic sequence to represent the inferred CDS: substituted 1 base at 1 genomic stop codon), translating into MCAAGRRWDRRQRSLLWVMLLMAWEAAWGQLRYSVPEEMPKGSFVGDVAKDLGLQLPEFRDRGARIVSEGRTQCFALDGKTGHLVTAERIDREQLCERVQQCVLRCELIVEGEMKFYEIEVEITDINDNSPSFKEIELQEKISETTAPGARFPLAEAHDPDSDRNSLQSYELSGDEHFSLAVQAGPGGDQRPELVLAKALDREEAAFHELVLRAMDGGDPARTGTARIRVTVLDANDNAPVFSQAEYTVRVPEDVPVGSVLVTVTATDTDEGLNGHVKYSIQKITEKATQIFELHCDTGEVSLLRSLDFEEGYYYELEVQAHDGGGLFDTTNVVVTVTDVNDNAPLLRVSSALNEISEDAPSGTVVALLHLQDRDSGVNGEVRCSLDGDIPFRLEKSFDDYYRVVTARELDREQVSEYNVTVRAADGGSPALQSSAVLALRVLDVNDNAPVFAEERYSARLAENNAAGALVLTVRATDADWGQNARVRYRLSEGRVRGAPLSSYVSSNSDESVIMXNTKRCLVIIKMDKQFSSMPWVRAEDGGAPALSSNVSVLLLVVDENDNAPQVLYPPPAALRAGSGSGSGSGVAWSGVELAPRWSEAGALVAKVVAVDADAGQNAWLSYELAKATEPGLFRVGLHSGEVRTARSPLARDAARHSLVVVVKDHGRPALSATATLQVVLAESVAELLAELGSAADEAAAPGEPAVSLTRWLVLAVAAVSCLFVAFLLLLLALRLRRWRRQQLLPPDSGALRGVPVSHFVGIDGVRAFLQSYSHDVSLTADSRKSQLRFSAGGSCCDTLPARPLPDEPAPLLGDEDPAGAFPADPASLPVSFWDRTAFVTFFSFALLFMPP